From a region of the Vaginimicrobium propionicum genome:
- a CDS encoding lipopolysaccharide biosynthesis protein: MTRLHDTSKKKNIVSKQRASGAEPKTLSMKKNMLWNSAGSFVRTACYWLLTVVVVRFSDDFNAAGALALAMSIVNLFSPIADFKLRAYAITDVTSERSASKYIGIRVVTTLVTFLASLVYVVVTCNLKLFWILAIYIASQLVYTFGDGYHAVHQRAMRMDYVGISYGLQGVLSLAFFTVSMWQSGSLLIAVSSLLLAAIGITFLYDFPTARALEAVNPRIDWRDLSHLLLKMTPLVLVAIMLNAVGLFPRQYLAARFSESALGIYSAVAAPVIVVQISASYITYPLLGRMAELFRSNRKLAKKIQRQVIFAILVIAALSSMLFFVVGEDILALIFGDSIRPYTYLIQPALLLSFITAIAWYFNDLLFTLRDFKGCLVGSIVAALVTVLLTWPLTPVFEMNAPSVIGILAYIAALAVWGIFYVKDFRALETKEEYSN; encoded by the coding sequence GTGACTCGATTGCACGATACATCTAAGAAGAAAAACATTGTATCGAAACAACGAGCTTCAGGTGCAGAGCCGAAAACTCTTTCGATGAAGAAAAATATGCTGTGGAATTCCGCCGGCTCTTTTGTTCGCACCGCTTGCTATTGGCTTTTGACGGTAGTAGTTGTACGATTTTCTGACGATTTCAATGCAGCCGGTGCACTTGCCTTGGCCATGTCAATTGTTAATCTATTTAGTCCGATTGCCGATTTCAAACTTCGTGCCTACGCGATCACCGACGTAACTTCTGAAAGATCAGCTTCCAAATATATTGGGATTCGCGTGGTTACTACCCTCGTAACTTTTCTTGCCAGCTTGGTGTACGTGGTGGTTACCTGTAATCTCAAACTTTTTTGGATTTTAGCTATTTATATTGCCTCTCAGTTGGTTTACACGTTTGGCGATGGATATCATGCTGTGCATCAACGGGCGATGCGCATGGACTATGTCGGAATATCCTATGGATTGCAGGGGGTTCTTTCGCTCGCATTCTTTACTGTTTCCATGTGGCAGTCAGGCTCATTGCTGATAGCTGTTTCTTCGCTACTCTTAGCAGCAATTGGGATTACGTTCTTATATGATTTTCCTACTGCTCGCGCACTTGAGGCAGTGAATCCGCGTATAGATTGGCGTGATCTGTCTCACCTGCTGCTAAAGATGACCCCCTTGGTGTTGGTAGCCATCATGCTTAACGCTGTGGGGCTATTCCCTAGGCAATACTTGGCCGCCAGGTTTAGTGAAAGCGCTCTGGGTATTTATTCAGCGGTGGCTGCCCCAGTAATTGTTGTGCAAATTTCAGCTAGCTACATCACTTACCCACTTCTTGGACGTATGGCAGAACTATTCCGCAGCAATAGGAAATTAGCGAAGAAAATTCAGAGACAAGTAATATTCGCGATTCTTGTAATTGCTGCGCTATCTTCAATGCTATTTTTTGTGGTTGGTGAGGATATATTAGCCCTGATTTTTGGCGATTCCATTCGACCTTATACCTACTTGATTCAACCGGCGCTTCTTCTTTCTTTTATCACTGCAATTGCATGGTATTTCAATGATTTACTCTTCACGCTGCGCGATTTCAAAGGCTGCTTAGTCGGAAGCATTGTTGCTGCTCTCGTTACCGTCCTACTGACATGGCCTCTCACCCCTGTTTTTGAAATGAACGCGCCAAGCGTAATCGGGATTCTAGCCTATATCGCTGCTTTAGCAGTGTGGGGAATTTTCTATGTGAAAGATTTTCGCGCTCTTGAAACTAAGGAGGAATACTCTAATTAG